In one Candidatus Nomurabacteria bacterium genomic region, the following are encoded:
- the xseA gene encoding exodeoxyribonuclease VII large subunit, giving the protein MAPKLTVSDFIAVVNQTLDYAYPLIEVEGEIASFKVNQGKFVFFDLKDEGGSVGCFMMLFQLRVPIEDGMKVVVTATPKLTQWGKFSLTVKAVRLSGEGSIKKSFELLKAKLDKEGLFALERKRQLPGIPRHIAVVSSPQAAGYADFIKILNDRWGGLRVDVAAVTVQGNDAPDQIIRALNYFNTQEELPEIIVMIRGGGSADDLAAFNDEHLVRAIAASRVPVVTGIGHEVDMTLCDLAADVRAATPSNAAQIIVPDRQDVIRTSRFKAQSLVPKVLNLLDGLRRQLEGSIETATEKVEEKLDWRRQQIMQTRRLLVELDPQRVLERGYAIVRGQLNEGGLIDIELSRAIIKARIEHYEQK; this is encoded by the coding sequence GTGGCCCCAAAATTGACAGTCAGTGACTTTATAGCAGTAGTCAATCAGACGCTGGATTATGCGTACCCGTTGATTGAGGTTGAGGGTGAGATCGCTAGTTTTAAGGTTAATCAAGGTAAGTTTGTCTTTTTTGATCTCAAAGATGAAGGTGGTAGTGTCGGCTGTTTCATGATGCTGTTTCAGTTGCGCGTGCCGATTGAGGACGGTATGAAGGTAGTGGTAACGGCAACGCCAAAACTAACCCAATGGGGAAAGTTTAGTCTCACCGTTAAGGCAGTTCGTCTAAGCGGTGAAGGAAGTATAAAGAAAAGTTTTGAATTACTAAAAGCAAAACTAGACAAAGAGGGTCTCTTTGCACTTGAACGCAAGCGACAGTTACCTGGCATACCTCGGCATATCGCTGTTGTTAGTAGTCCGCAGGCGGCAGGATACGCAGATTTTATAAAGATACTTAATGATCGTTGGGGTGGGCTGCGTGTAGACGTGGCGGCAGTAACGGTGCAGGGAAATGATGCGCCGGATCAGATTATCAGAGCGCTGAACTATTTTAATACTCAGGAGGAACTGCCAGAGATAATCGTTATGATTCGTGGTGGCGGTAGTGCGGATGACTTGGCGGCATTTAATGACGAGCACCTGGTGAGGGCGATTGCAGCGAGTCGCGTGCCTGTTGTAACTGGCATAGGTCACGAGGTGGATATGACACTTTGTGATCTAGCGGCGGATGTTCGAGCGGCTACGCCGAGTAATGCTGCGCAGATTATCGTGCCCGACCGGCAAGACGTTATTCGTACTTCACGATTCAAGGCGCAGTCTCTTGTGCCGAAAGTGCTTAATCTGCTTGATGGTTTACGTAGACAGCTTGAGGGAAGTATTGAAACTGCAACTGAGAAAGTTGAAGAGAAGCTCGATTGGCGTCGCCAGCAAATAATGCAAACGCGAAGGCTACTCGTTGAATTGGATCCTCAGCGCGTGTTGGAGCGCGGTTATGCGATTGTCCGTGGGCAGCTAAACGAAGGAGGTCTGATCGACATCGAACTGAGTAGAGCTATAATAAAGGCAAGGATTGAACATTATGAGCAAAAGTGA
- a CDS encoding flippase-like domain-containing protein — translation MSFRAWLSLVTVVLLAIVLFLSRQELIKAWDLLGQVNLWILALMIPLQILVYYAGGEMIFSYLRGKGQMKKTSNWELARIALEGNFVNHVLPSGGVSGVSYLTWRLNHLGIGAGRATMAQVVRHVMTFIAFLVLLLVALFAVTVDGTINRWIILASAGLFGGIFLVILALIYVLSSRRRIDKFAVWLFDTINMLTRRVTLGKRRKLLGHDVIKDFLDDMHSDFLELKHDKKLLVVPFIWGLIYTLGDAGLFMIAFWSLGEVFNPAPILIAYGVASVAGFIVLTPGGAGVYEAIMVTFLAFAGIAGDVAIAGILLARVVILMGTIALGYVFYQYALTKYGDNGRGPKIDSQ, via the coding sequence ATGTCTTTTCGTGCATGGTTGAGCCTGGTAACAGTGGTACTACTTGCGATTGTCCTGTTCCTTTCCAGGCAGGAACTTATTAAAGCGTGGGATCTCCTTGGGCAGGTTAATTTATGGATTTTAGCGCTTATGATACCTCTTCAGATATTGGTTTATTATGCAGGCGGCGAGATGATCTTTTCATATTTGCGCGGTAAGGGGCAGATGAAAAAAACCAGTAATTGGGAGTTAGCAAGAATTGCACTCGAAGGAAATTTCGTTAACCATGTGTTGCCAAGTGGCGGCGTGAGTGGAGTGTCTTATTTGACGTGGCGATTGAATCACCTTGGCATAGGGGCGGGTCGTGCAACGATGGCGCAAGTGGTGCGTCATGTTATGACATTTATTGCATTTCTGGTTTTGTTACTTGTGGCACTATTCGCCGTAACCGTTGACGGTACTATTAACAGGTGGATTATATTGGCAAGCGCTGGGCTTTTTGGTGGTATATTCCTGGTAATTTTGGCGTTGATTTACGTATTGAGTAGTAGGCGTAGGATTGATAAATTTGCTGTTTGGCTATTTGACACGATCAACATGCTGACCAGACGCGTGACGCTTGGTAAACGTCGGAAATTATTAGGGCATGATGTGATTAAGGACTTTTTGGATGATATGCATTCTGATTTTTTGGAACTTAAACATGACAAAAAATTACTGGTAGTACCGTTTATATGGGGACTCATTTATACACTTGGTGATGCTGGATTATTTATGATTGCATTTTGGTCGCTTGGTGAAGTGTTTAACCCGGCACCGATTTTAATTGCTTACGGTGTGGCAAGCGTAGCTGGATTTATAGTGCTGACACCTGGTGGCGCGGGAGTGTACGAGGCTATCATGGTGACGTTTTTGGCGTTCGCGGGTATAGCTGGAGACGTTGCTATTGCTGGTATCTTGCTGGCTCGCGTCGTTATATTGATGGGTACGATTGCACTTGGCTACGTGTTCTATCAATACGCTTTGACGAAGTACGGAGACAATGGTCGTGGCCCCAAAATTGACAGTCAGTGA
- a CDS encoding methyltransferase domain-containing protein, whose protein sequence is MYIAMLGRQPAISMAELERTFDDVRWFSHDMALVNTDELDIEQLGGTVKAGRVILELSGADWRKTSVELVRTYFEKWSSATGKITLGVSVYGFKVSPRDVQRTGLILKSQLKSKGVSLRLVPNEQPILSTATSHHNKLGLSPNKIELLVVRGHGGKVVIAESTGSQNITALARRDQARPARDAFVGMLPPKLAQIMINLAKPSGRPPVILDPFCGTGVILQEAALMGYDANGTDLSEKMVSYSQRNLEWLKEKYNTRSRLTVSAGDAMTTIWDQPIDAVVCESYLGQPFSAPPSPKKLEEVVGNCDHIISGFLANISNQIEPGTPLCVAVPSWRGANDWFTHLPLIKKLDQLGYKQIEFKNVNAKDLLYYRPDQVVARELLVLEKK, encoded by the coding sequence ATGTATATTGCGATGCTAGGTCGCCAGCCCGCTATCAGTATGGCCGAACTTGAACGTACGTTTGATGACGTACGTTGGTTTTCTCATGACATGGCACTTGTTAATACGGACGAACTCGACATCGAACAGCTTGGCGGAACCGTCAAAGCAGGGCGCGTTATTCTAGAGCTAAGCGGAGCCGATTGGCGCAAGACCAGCGTGGAACTTGTCCGTACTTATTTTGAAAAATGGTCGTCCGCTACTGGTAAAATAACGCTCGGTGTCAGTGTGTACGGATTTAAGGTATCGCCTCGTGACGTACAACGAACTGGTCTCATCTTAAAATCACAGCTCAAATCAAAAGGAGTTAGCTTACGACTCGTCCCTAACGAGCAGCCCATTCTTAGCACAGCCACCAGTCACCACAACAAACTAGGTCTTTCGCCTAACAAGATTGAGCTACTTGTTGTCCGCGGCCACGGCGGCAAAGTAGTCATAGCTGAAAGTACAGGTTCGCAAAATATTACAGCTCTCGCCCGTCGTGACCAAGCCCGTCCAGCCCGTGACGCGTTCGTCGGTATGTTGCCCCCGAAATTAGCACAAATAATGATCAACCTCGCCAAGCCCAGTGGCCGTCCGCCCGTTATTCTTGATCCATTCTGCGGCACTGGAGTCATCTTACAAGAAGCCGCACTCATGGGCTACGATGCCAATGGCACCGACTTATCCGAAAAGATGGTTAGCTATAGTCAGCGGAATCTTGAATGGCTTAAAGAAAAATACAATACTCGATCACGACTAACAGTAAGTGCCGGCGACGCCATGACGACCATCTGGGACCAGCCTATCGATGCCGTCGTTTGCGAATCCTATCTTGGGCAACCGTTCAGCGCGCCACCATCCCCCAAGAAATTAGAGGAAGTCGTTGGTAACTGCGATCACATCATCTCTGGCTTCTTGGCAAACATTTCAAACCAAATCGAACCAGGCACACCACTTTGCGTTGCCGTTCCCTCATGGCGCGGAGCAAATGACTGGTTTACTCACCTACCCCTGATTAAAAAACTTGATCAGCTCGGCTATAAACAAATTGAATTTAAAAATGTAAATGCAAAAGACCTACTTTATTACCGTCCAGATCAAGTCGTAGCCCGCGAGCTGCTAGTACTTGAAAAAAAATAA
- the rpmA gene encoding 50S ribosomal protein L27, with translation MSHVKAGGSSKNIHDSPGQRLGVKRFGGQKVNAGEVLVRQTGSTKVAGPGTYISRNFTIHAAVSGTVEFAKVKKTKFTGKSVPRTQVMVK, from the coding sequence GTGTCACATGTCAAAGCTGGCGGTTCCAGCAAAAATATCCATGATAGTCCCGGTCAACGTCTAGGCGTTAAGCGTTTTGGTGGCCAAAAAGTCAATGCCGGCGAGGTACTCGTCCGACAGACAGGTTCCACTAAAGTCGCTGGTCCTGGTACTTACATAAGCCGCAACTTCACTATTCATGCCGCAGTTAGTGGCACAGTTGAATTTGCAAAGGTTAAAAAGACCAAGTTTACCGGCAAGTCCGTTCCTCGAACGCAAGTCATGGTTAAATAA
- a CDS encoding response regulator — translation MQDQEDKQKQENEQDQFDRFGSQDQGNNEVVDESSEVQEGSGGFEEERRDDQSQSSSDSNDLHDMYDRHEENDQGESNESGDNSGDTAQDSTEEHSDVPDGDNSSTVDGQYHQEDEQPVGDTSGKKILLVEDDEALAAVYRSRLELEGFEIHEVHNGEEALQAAKEIQPDLLLLDAMMPKISGFDVLDILRHTPETANIRVIMLTALSQPKDKEKAETLGVDDYLVKSQVVIGDVVERVKHHLGMTS, via the coding sequence ATGCAAGATCAAGAAGATAAACAAAAACAAGAAAATGAGCAGGATCAATTCGATCGATTCGGTTCTCAAGATCAAGGAAATAATGAAGTCGTAGACGAGTCTTCTGAGGTTCAAGAGGGCTCGGGCGGCTTCGAAGAAGAGCGCCGTGATGACCAGTCGCAGAGTAGTTCTGATTCAAATGATTTGCATGACATGTATGATCGACACGAAGAGAACGATCAGGGCGAAAGCAATGAGTCAGGAGATAATTCTGGCGACACGGCACAAGATAGTACCGAAGAGCACTCGGATGTCCCGGACGGCGATAATAGTTCGACGGTAGATGGCCAGTACCACCAAGAAGACGAACAGCCTGTTGGCGACACGTCTGGTAAGAAGATTTTGCTTGTTGAGGATGATGAAGCTTTGGCGGCAGTGTATCGCTCTCGACTGGAACTGGAAGGCTTTGAGATCCATGAGGTTCATAACGGCGAAGAGGCGCTTCAGGCTGCAAAGGAAATCCAACCAGATTTACTCCTTTTAGATGCGATGATGCCGAAGATAAGCGGGTTTGACGTACTAGATATACTTCGTCACACTCCCGAAACGGCCAATATACGCGTCATCATGCTAACGGCGCTTAGCCAGCCGAAAGATAAGGAAAAAGCCGAAACTCTCGGCGTTGATGATTATTTAGTTAAGTCGCAAGTTGTCATTGGTGATGTGGTTGAACGAGTCAAGCATCACCTGGGTATGACTTCATAA
- a CDS encoding S41 family peptidase has translation MNTKKTEQKWSFTPGAFVLSLALVFLLGYSAGTRNDQIVNLIAPTFGVKVTSDTLDLSSVQTTFRELKANFDGTLSNQSLIEGASRGLVAAAGDNYTIYMNKKEANDFNKDLNGDIGGGIGAEIGNRNDKVTIIRALPDSPAMKAGLLPGDTVVAVDGKSTSGWSVNDTVNKIRGNIGKPVKLTIQRGIDIKDFTITRAKITAPSVESKIQNGVGILTLTRFDETTSYSARKAAENFKKNNVKAVVLDLRGNGGGLLTAAQNVAGIWLRDQLVVSERTNGVTTDELRSSNDPVLDGIPTVVLVNGSSASASEIVAGALQDHHAATLIGEKTFGKGSVQKLLDLPNGAVLKVTVAKWYTPNGKNINKQGITPDKTVSLTASDVVAGRDPQLDAAIKYLGQ, from the coding sequence GTGAATACGAAAAAAACTGAACAAAAGTGGAGTTTTACTCCTGGCGCATTTGTGCTTTCGCTGGCACTGGTTTTTCTACTTGGTTATAGTGCCGGTACGCGCAATGATCAGATTGTTAATCTGATAGCTCCGACGTTTGGCGTTAAGGTGACATCAGATACGCTGGATCTTTCAAGCGTACAGACGACATTTCGTGAGCTCAAAGCAAACTTTGATGGCACGCTGAGTAATCAGTCATTGATTGAGGGCGCTAGCCGTGGATTAGTAGCGGCGGCAGGTGACAATTACACTATCTATATGAATAAAAAAGAAGCTAATGACTTCAACAAAGACTTAAATGGCGATATTGGCGGTGGTATTGGTGCTGAGATTGGTAATCGCAATGACAAGGTGACGATTATCAGGGCGCTACCTGATTCGCCGGCTATGAAGGCAGGGCTATTGCCTGGTGATACTGTCGTTGCAGTTGATGGAAAATCAACCTCTGGTTGGTCTGTCAATGATACGGTCAATAAGATCCGTGGCAACATAGGAAAGCCCGTTAAGCTGACCATACAGCGAGGAATCGATATAAAGGACTTTACGATTACGAGAGCAAAAATTACTGCACCAAGCGTTGAGAGTAAGATTCAAAATGGAGTAGGTATACTGACGCTCACGCGATTTGATGAAACTACAAGTTATAGTGCGCGTAAGGCTGCGGAGAACTTTAAGAAGAACAATGTAAAGGCGGTTGTACTTGATCTTCGCGGTAATGGTGGTGGACTGTTGACTGCAGCTCAAAATGTAGCTGGTATATGGTTACGCGATCAGCTTGTTGTTAGTGAACGAACGAACGGCGTGACTACTGACGAATTGCGATCTAGTAACGACCCTGTGCTCGATGGTATACCGACGGTCGTGTTAGTGAATGGTTCAAGCGCTAGTGCCAGTGAAATCGTTGCTGGTGCATTACAGGACCATCATGCGGCGACACTGATTGGAGAAAAGACGTTTGGCAAAGGAAGCGTGCAAAAACTTCTCGATCTTCCAAATGGCGCAGTCTTGAAAGTTACAGTTGCGAAATGGTATACGCCGAATGGTAAAAATATTAATAAACAAGGTATTACACCAGATAAAACGGTATCGCTGACAGCGTCTGACGTGGTTGCTGGTCGCGACCCGCAGCTCGATGCTGCCATCAAGTATTTGGGCCAGTAG